The Lampris incognitus isolate fLamInc1 chromosome 15, fLamInc1.hap2, whole genome shotgun sequence genomic interval TAATGTACACATTACTCAGAGACTAGGTAATGTACGTATACCTCAGAGACAAAGTAATGTACACGTTACTCAGAGACAAGGTAACGTACACGTTACCCGGAGACCAGGTAATGTACACATTACTCAGAGACCAGGTAATGTACACATTACTCAGAGACAAGGTAATGTACATGTTACCCAGAGACAAGGTAATGTACATGTTACTCAGAGACTAGGTAATGTACACATTACTCAGAGACAAGGTAATGTACATGTTACTCAGAGACAAGGTAATGTACATGTTACTCAGAGACAAGGTAATGTACATGTTACCCAGAGACAAGGTAATGTACATGTTACTCAGAGACAGGGTAATGTACATGTTACCCAGAGACAAGGTAATGTACACGTTACCCAGAGACAAGATAATGGACATGTTACTCAGAGACAAGGTAATGTACAGTTACCCAGAGACAAGGTAATGTACAAGTTACTCAGAGACAAGGTAATGTACATGTTACCCAGAGACAAGGTAATATACATGTTACTCAGAGACTAGGTAATGTACACATTACTCAGAGACAAGGTAATGTACATGTTACTCAGAGACAAGGTAATGTACATGTTACTCAGAGACAAGGTAATGTACATGTTACCCAGAGACAAGGTAATGTACACGTTACCCAGAGACAAGATAATGTACATGTTACTCAGAGACAAGGTAATGTACAGTTACCCAGAGACAAGGTAATGTACAGTTACTCAGAGACAAGGTAATGTACAAGTTACTCAGAGACAAGGTAATGTACACGTTACCCAGAGATAAGGTAATGTACAAGTTACTCAGAGACCAGGTAATGTACACATTACTCAGAGACTAGGTAATGTACGTATACCTCAGAGACAAAGTAATGTACACGTTACTCAGAGACAAGGTAACGTACACGTTACCCGGAGACCAGGTAATGTACACATTACTCAGAGACCAGGTAATGTACACATTACTCAGAGACAAGGTAACGTACACGTTACTCAGAGACAAGATAATGTACACGTTACCCAGAGACAAGGTAATGTACATGTTACCCAGAGACAAGATAATGTACACGTTACCCAGAGACAAGGTAATGTACACATTACTCAAAGATGAGGTAATGTGCAGCGCTGTACTGTATTTTCCTTCCAGTAGAACTGTTCTCTTCTATTATTGGAGATCCTTTGGCAAGCTGTTAGATGTCTGCTTGAGACCTAATCCACTCAAGTGTACATACAGACAGAAACTGAGGTTTCACCagcttttatccatccatccattatccaaaccgtttatccgaagttgggtcgcggggatgctggagcctatcccagcagtcatttggcggcaggcgggaagacaccctggacaggctgccaggccattacaaggcacacacacacacacacacacgcattcgtacctagggacaatttagtacggctgatccacctgacctacatgtctttggactgtgggaggaaaccggagcccccggaggaaacccacgcagacacaggaagaacatgcatactccacacagaggatgacccgggacgacgcctaaggttggactaccccggagctcaaacccagcaccttcttgctgtgaggcgaccacattcACCAGCTTTTAATTTGGGGAAAATAACTTGTAGTGAAACATTGGTGAAAAGCGGGGTTAAACTCACCATTATAAGTTTACTGACCTCTGTGAGTTTCAGTCCTTTGGTTCCTGTGATGGGAGACAGGTCAGCGTCATCCTGGAACACCTCTCTGATGTCCAAACCAGTCAGGACGTCCTGGAGAGAGTAGGAGCGCTCTAACAAAAAACGGGGCAGCTGGACCTCCAACTTCCTGtaaacatgtgcacacaaacacacacacacacacacacacacactcaactgaATGAATTCACTGTGTTAAGTCACTTCATCCATTATAAGGAAAGTTTGTGCATTAGccttagctgttagcttagctgtTAGCATTCTTCTTTTGAACAAACAGGAGCCAATAGCAGCATGCTGGCTTGTGTTTCTGTGATGAGACTgtaagtgttagaaaagcgctagtATATAAGTTtgctttatcattattattattatcattattatcattattatcattatcattatgggAACATTTTCTGAAGTCCTAAATCTGAACTCAGAAACAAACCCACGTCTTCTTCAGTTGTCGGAGCCAGCCCTGGAGGCGCTCAGCAGTGATCTCTTCTTCGATGGTGGCGATGTCTACATTTTCATCAGGGAGGATGACCAGCATGGCAGCACCGTCGGACATGGGCAGCTTGAGAATGCCTGTTTTGAGTGAGCTGTCGTATGCCAGATGATACTTATCGGATCGGAACATCATGGGGACCTGGACGATGTGGAATTTGTCCACATAGAAACGCTCTTCTTGGGTGAAGCTAGCATTGAAGGCAAGTGTAAACTGACCTGGTAAGAATACAAAGATTGGAGTACATATTTCAATTTTAGACTGTTTTTCTCCAGGAGCCGTGTAGTACCCCTGCTTCACTAGAGACTAGCGGAGGCTCGGTTAGGCCCCAGAAACACTCACTTTGATAGTAGACAGCAGTGACCAGGAGCAGCTGGGTTTGATCTTTCACAGAGAAGACCATGTCTTGGACCTGATCTCCAGTCTGCGTCTGGGCCCAGCTGTTGATGGTGCTCTGGACCTCCTGTGGACTATTGTAGGACAAACTCTGGCTGTTTCCCCCATACTTGTTCTGGACCAGATCCAAATAGGCTGAGGTGACCGTGAACCTCTGAGCAGGAAGAACAGCGATGCCCTGCCTCAGAGGGAAGGCCCCTCCCCCAGTGATGGAGTTCTTTAGACTGAGGAAGAGATCTGGGACGCAAAGGAAAAAGACTgggtcactttttcttttttttttaagtatgagTTCGTCACTTTTCTCTCACAAGTTTTATTGTTTGAATTTACCTTTGGAGGTCAAACACTGTGCGTGTTAAAAGGGTGGGCGTTATAATCTGCAGCTTCAgcctaaaccttttttttttcgggCTGCAGAAATGTTTAAATTGTCTTATGGTCATGTTTTCagttttgtgtgtttatgtatgtgtaaaATATGAATTTTGTATATGCAGACCGGAAAAATACATACATGTTTCAGTTGCAAGTATTTTGAGTGACGGAACAATTTTTGACACCAATCTGGCCTGTGTCTTCTAGTTCTACTTTCCGAGGAAGTACACAATTTTGAAGGTCTTGCAGTGAAATGGGAACCATTCCTGAATGAGATATGAATACCTGGGATCTGCTGGGGGTCCAGAGATGCCAAATTGAGACCCCGGAGGAGCTGCTGGCGAGTGGATCCATCAGCGCCGTTCATCAGGGCAGAGAGGCCCATAGACAAGGTGAACGGAGAGAGGAAGATGTTTTCATCGGTGCGACTGGAGACCACCCGATACAGCCGGGCAGCAAAGTCTGCATTCCTGTTACTCAGGTCCTGGACGGGATCCTGAGCTGCAGCCAAGAGCATTAGGCTCCCCAGGAAAACACAGACGGTGCCACTCATACTTCCACCTTACTCCAGAATACAGAGAatgaaatacattaaaaaaaagttaaacagCAGAGTTTCAGCGTTAGAAAAGATTTTCCCaaccacaaaatggctgccgaatAAGAATCACACCACGTCGGTCTGCCTTCATACTACATTACTATAAGCTGATGTGCTATCAAAACACCGTCATCAGGTGCAGTGCGGTGTGCATGCTAAATTATTCTGTGAACTCAGCCTAACTGCTCACCAGAAGTCACCTTGGATGAGAGCATCAATTAAAATCCCAAAATTGTAATGCCACTACactataatccatccattatctgaaccgcttatcctgctctcagggtcgcgggatgctggagcccatcccgttagtcattgggcggcaggcggggagacaccctggacaggccgccacgccatcacagggcaagcATATAGTACAGGtcaattatcatcatcattattattgttgttgttttattattaGGCGAATTAATTTTTAAAGTTAAATTATCAAAACAAACGAAAAAAACCGCCCTCCAAAAAAGCCTGTCCACTTGGTAACacaccagaaaaaaacaaaaaacaacgacGTACAAAAACTAAAACCAAAACTAACCAGGTGACAGCTGAATACGAGGCGCCGCTGAGGCCGCGGAGTAACACATAAGGAAGATGCGCTGTGACGCGCCAGTCTGCGCTACGTAACGTCTGGTTTACGTCACGTTTAACCAGGTGACAGCTGAATACGAGGCGCCGCTCAGGCCGCGGAGTAACACATAAGGAAGATGCGCTGTGACGCGCCAGTCTGCGCTACGTAACGTCTGGTTTACGTCACGTTTAACCAGGTGACAGCTGAATACGAGGCGCCGCTCAGGCCGCGGAGTAACACATAAG includes:
- the LOC130125315 gene encoding protein Z-dependent protease inhibitor-like isoform X1, whose translation is MCYSAASAAPRIQLSPGGSMSGTVCVFLGSLMLLAAAQDPVQDLSNRNADFAARLYRVVSSRTDENIFLSPFTLSMGLSALMNGADGSTRQQLLRGLNLASLDPQQIPDLFLSLKNSITGGGAFPLRQGIAVLPAQRFTVTSAYLDLVQNKYGGNSQSLSYNSPQEVQSTINSWAQTQTGDQVQDMVFSVKDQTQLLLVTAVYYQSQFTLAFNASFTQEERFYVDKFHIVQVPMMFRSDKYHLAYDSSLKTGILKLPMSDGAAMLVILPDENVDIATIEEEITAERLQGWLRQLKKTKLEVQLPRFLLERSYSLQDVLTGLDIREVFQDDADLSPITGTKGLKLTEVLHKAVINVDESSSTGEGGRGGINVFASLPPRLTINRPFIFFIYHQKTNSLLFVGRVVDPTQK
- the LOC130125315 gene encoding protein Z-dependent protease inhibitor-like isoform X2 — encoded protein: MSGTVCVFLGSLMLLAAAQDPVQDLSNRNADFAARLYRVVSSRTDENIFLSPFTLSMGLSALMNGADGSTRQQLLRGLNLASLDPQQIPDLFLSLKNSITGGGAFPLRQGIAVLPAQRFTVTSAYLDLVQNKYGGNSQSLSYNSPQEVQSTINSWAQTQTGDQVQDMVFSVKDQTQLLLVTAVYYQSQFTLAFNASFTQEERFYVDKFHIVQVPMMFRSDKYHLAYDSSLKTGILKLPMSDGAAMLVILPDENVDIATIEEEITAERLQGWLRQLKKTKLEVQLPRFLLERSYSLQDVLTGLDIREVFQDDADLSPITGTKGLKLTEVLHKAVINVDESSSTGEGGRGGINVFASLPPRLTINRPFIFFIYHQKTNSLLFVGRVVDPTQK